From a region of the Sminthopsis crassicaudata isolate SCR6 chromosome 6, ASM4859323v1, whole genome shotgun sequence genome:
- the CCDC86 gene encoding coiled-coil domain-containing protein 86 — protein sequence MLLESAAPRVCPSPTWPPGNAFQPSGGCRCFWTSLGASAAGEPSSSTWVFWWARREGMETPRRSRRLGRQEAESPAVPASPATPSRGPRKARRGLLGPKAQAALEPVPEAAAGAGEAGPGSPRNHPEPGLGSPKNTGKDLRSPQKQDLGPKSPQNSRTPGLGSPKSFKGQDLGSPQRKDEGPGSPRNHPESSLGSPKSQQNPQAQGAGDKREPGPRPSQSPKKPCVGSPKSHVEPSPKAPPSEERDPRSPPEASSVSPQSLRDKESASLPGQPGECPLGQPEPVTPKSGVLPQDAAAETLPRAQAPHTKKRGDSSAPTPAPKKSRQEALVIPKGKPKSGRVWKDRNKKRFSQMVQDKPLRTSWERKMKERQERKLAKDYARYLEEEKQRCKEEKKKRRAENIKRRLENERKAEIVQVIRNPTKLKRAKKKQLRRIEKRDTLALLQKQPPQRLVAKD from the exons ATGCTCCTGGAAAGTGCGGCTCCGAGGGTTTGCCCCTCACCAACATGGCCGCCTGGGAACGCCTTCCAGCCCTCCGGTGGCTGTCGCTGTTTTTGGACGTCACTGGGAGCGTCGGCTGCCGGAGAACCTAGCAGCTCCACGTGGGTCTTCTGGTGGGCTCGGCGTGAGGGCATGGAGACGCCCCGAAGAAGCCGGCGCCTGGGGAGGCAGGAGGCCGAGAGCCCCGCGGTCCCCGCGAGCCCGGCGACCCCGTCCCGGGGGCCCCGCAAGGCCCGGCGCGGCCTCCTAGGCCCCAAGGCCCAGGCGGCGTTGGAGCCGGTACCGGAAGCGGCGGCGGGGGCGGGCGAAGCGGGCCCGGGGTCCCCGCGGAATCACCCGGAGCCTGGCCTGGGATCCCCCAAGAATACGGGCAAGGACTTGAGGTCGCCCCAGAAACAGGATCTGGGTCCAAAGTCCCCCCAGAACTCTAGAACGCCTGGGTTAGGGTCCCCCAAGAGCTTTAAGGGACAGGATTTGGGGTCCCCCCAGAGAAAGGATGAGGGCCCTGGGAGCCCTCGGAATCACCCGGAGTCCAGTCTGGGGTCCCCCAAAAGCCAGCAGAATCCGCAGGCCCAGGGCGCCGGCGACAAAAGGGAGCCAGGCCCGAGACCCTCTCAAAGCCCCAAGAAGCCTTGTGTGGGGTCCCCCAAGAGTCACGTGGAGCCCAGCCCCAAAGCTCCCCCTTCGGAGGAGCGGGACCCCAGATCTCCCCCAGAAGCCAGCTCAGTGTCCCCCCAAAGTCTGAGAGACAAGGAATCGGCGTCCCTCCCAGGACAGCCCGGAGAGTGCCCTCTGGGTCAGCCCGAGCCAGTAACCCCCAAGTCAGGGGTGCTGCCCCAGGATGCAGCCGCAGAGACACTGCCGAGGGCCCAGGCGCCCCACACCAAGAAGCGGGGTGACTCTTCTGCCCCCACCCCAGCACCCAAGAAGTCCAGACAGGAGGCCCTGGTGATTCCCAAAGGGAAGCCCAAATCCGGCCGGGTGTGGAAGGACCGCAACAAGAAAag gTTTTCCCAGATGGTCCAGGACAAGCCGCTCCGGACATCCTGGGAGCGCAAGATGAAGGAGCGTCAGGAGAGGAAGCTGGCCAAGGATTATGCGCGATACCTGGAGGAGGAGAAGCAAAGATGCAAAGAG GAGAAGAAAAAGCGGCGAGCAGAGAACATAAAGAGGCGCCTGGAGAATGAACGGAAGGCAGAGATTGTCCAAGTG ATCCGGAACCCCACCAAGCTCAAGCGGGCCAAGAAAAAGCAGCTCCGGCGCATCGAGAAGCGGGACACCTTGGCGCTTCTGCAGAAACAGCCCCCACAGCGCCTAGTGGCCAAGGACTGA
- the PTGDR2 gene encoding prostaglandin D2 receptor 2, protein MGAVSLGTGDPLHSQLSLSPVTQAPGELCPMLEYMRRLPAHTNTSGRYIDYASVTLHGLVSLMGILENAAILFVVGCRMRQTVVTTWVLHLALSDLLATASLPFFTYFLAVGHSWQLGTTFCKLHSSVFFLHMFASGFLLSAISLDRCLQVVKPVWAQNHRTVAAARRLCLALWGLALLNTVPYFLFRDTMRRDDGRVMCYYNLLLYSSGADRVALCGRRQAALAGSKFVLAFAAPLGVIGACYLAVSLRVRHRCRRQPSRFLRLVLAVIAAFVLCWLPYHAFSLLEVRAHHDSGLRPLVWQALPFVTSLAFINSVVNPFLYVLTCPDVLSKLRHSLRCVLESVLVEDSELAGGCGRRRRSSQGGSLSRSSSNLSSAGLPGRWLACLGARQPEKGPGPAWQPEGVPLK, encoded by the coding sequence GCCCCGGGGGAGCTGTGCCCCATGCTGGAGTACATGCGCCGCCTCCCGGCGCACACCAACACCAGCGGGCGCTACATCGACTACGCGTCGGTGACGCTGCACGGCCTGGTGTCTCTGATGGGCATCCTGGAGAACGCCGCCATCCTGTTCGTGGTGGGCTGCCGCATGCGCCAGACGGTGGTCACCACGTGGGTGCTGCACCTGGCCCTGTCCGACCTGCTGGCCACGGCCAGCCTGCCCTTCTTCACCTACTTCCTGGCCGTGGGCCACTCGTGGCAGCTGGGGACCACCTTCTGCAAGCTGCACTCCTCCGTCTTCTTCCTGCACATGTTCGCCAGCGGCTTCCTGCTCAGCGCCATCAGCCTGGACCGCTGCCTGCAGGTGGTGAAGCCCGTGTGGGCGCAGAACCACCGCACGGTGGCCGCGGCGCGCAGGCTCTGCCTGGCGCTCTGGGGCCTGGCCCTGCTCAACACGGTGCCCTACTTCCTGTTCCGGGACACCATGCGGCGGGACGACGGGCGCGTCATGTGCTACTACAACCTGCTGCTGTACAGCTCGGGCGCCGACCGCGTGGCGCTGTGCGGGCGCCGCCAGGCCGCGCTGGCCGGCAGCAAGTTCGTGCTGGCGTTCGCCGCGCCCCTGGGCGTCATCGGCGCCTGCTACCTGGCGGTGAGCCTGCGCGTGCGCCACCGCTGCCGCCGCCAGCCCAGCCGCTTCCTGCGCCTGGTGCTGGCCGTCATCGCGGCCTTCGTGCTGTGCTGGCTGCCCTACCACGCCTTCAGCCTGCTGGAGGTGCGCGCGCACCACGACTCCGGCCTGCGGCCGCTCGTGTGGCAGGCCCTGCCCTTCGTCACCAGCCTGGCCTTCATCAACAGCGTGGTCAACCCCTTCCTCTACGTGCTCACCTGCCCCGACGTGCTGAGCAAGCTGCGCCACTCGCTGCGCTGCGTGCTCGAGAGCGTGCTGGTGGAGGACAGCGAGCTGGCGGGCGGCTGCGGCCGGCGGCGCCGCAGCTCCCAGGGCGGCTCCCTGTCGCGCTCCTCCTCCAACCTCAGCTCGGCCGGCCTCCCGGGCCGCTGGCTCGCCTGCCTCGGGGCCAGGCAGCCCGAGAAAGGCCCGGGCCCGGCCTGGCAGCCCGAGGGGGTCCCCCTGAAGTGA